The following coding sequences lie in one Lepeophtheirus salmonis chromosome 11, UVic_Lsal_1.4, whole genome shotgun sequence genomic window:
- the LOC121125798 gene encoding uncharacterized protein isoform X1: MESNEGKKSFYWYMELFIGGICIGTWELISCLLGTYFLFKKNHYFLAGWTIFTLYLPGLVLALGYFGTNYLYKRKFTSYRKDRKTLIFFITFFIFYPVLHISICFYTLWTGRGGRENKLIKLYSGLFNDGPQFILKIIFITYYSFDEKDLLIGNTIISLSTMTSFIGLIRTVLQFNDRRTGLLIKIFVCIPLYSTSALAKGLALGLYLKESNIFRENRTENIFISLVILIINGIANIFAFRLAKQDSIRSICYGLASILIPVGFNNDEMYFQQPNTGIADINLVNPQEMRSSYFLLLYGTSNIFIFFGLAYYTFSRTILEYPISTLMILTQICGFIEFGAFIFSKSLFEQSSSSNLAKKILITCLGILSAMFGYFFIVGQSYLGLYLHASLSILMRKREASITTVTDSSIIYWTRPFQ; the protein is encoded by the exons ATGGAGAGTAACGAAGGAAAGAAGTCCTTCTATTGGTATATGGAACTTTTTATTGGAGGGATATGTATCGGAACTTGGGAACTGATTAGTTGTCTCCTTGGAACTTACTTTCTATTCAAGAAAAATCACTACTTTTTAGCAGGGTGGACTATTTTTACACTATATCTCCCTGGTCTTGTTCTTGCTCTAGGATACTTTGGAaccaattatttatacaaaagaaaGTTTACATCTTATCGAAAGGAtagaaaaacattgattttcttcataactttcttcattttttatccagttcttcatatttcgat TTGTTTCTATACTTTATGGACTGGAAGGGGAGGGCGAGAAAATAAGCTAATTAAACTCTACTCTGGACTGTTTAATGATGGCCCACAATTTATactcaaaatcattttcattacCTACTATAGCTTTGATGAAAAGG acCTTTTGATAGGAAATACAATAATATCTCTTTCGACGATGACTTCTTTCATTGGACTCATTAGAACCGTACTTCAATTCAATGATAGACGGACAggattgttaataaaaatatttgtttgtatacCCTTATATTCAACATCAGCATTGGCCAAGGGTCTAGCTCTGGGACTCTACCTTAAAGAAAGTAATATATTCCGTGAAAATAGAACAgagaatattttcatttcattggttattttaattatcaacggcattgcaaatatttttgcatttagaCTCGCTAAACAAGACTCCATTCGAAGTATCTGCTATGGATTGGCTAGTATTTTAATACCAGTTGGTTTTAACAACGATGAGATGTATTTTCAACAACCAAATACGGGTATTGCGGACATAAACCTAGTG AATCCACAAGAAATGCGgagctcatattttttattattatatggaacttcgaatatatttattttctttggttTAGCCTATTATACCTTCAGTAGAACCATCTTGGAATACCCCATTTCAACTCTTATGATTCTGACTCAAATATGTGGTTTCATAGAATTTGGAGCATTTATCTTTTCTAAATCTCTATTTGAGCAATCAAGCTCTTCAAACCTGgccaagaaaatattaataacatgcTTGGGTATTTTATCAGCAatgtttggatatttttttatagttggaCAATCTTATTTGGGTCTTTATTTACACGCCTCATTATCGATACTAATGAGAAAAAGGGAGGCATCAATTACAACAGTCACGGATTCCTCAATCATTTATTGGACTCGaccttttcaataa
- the LOC121125798 gene encoding uncharacterized protein isoform X2, whose translation MESNEGKKSFYWYMELFIGGICIGTWELISCLLGTYFLFKKNHYFLAGWTIFTLYLPGLVLALGYFGTNYLYKRKFTSYRKDRKTLIFFITFFIFYPVLHISICFYTLWTGRGGRENKLIKLYSGLFNDGPQFILKIIFITYYSFDEKGNTIISLSTMTSFIGLIRTVLQFNDRRTGLLIKIFVCIPLYSTSALAKGLALGLYLKESNIFRENRTENIFISLVILIINGIANIFAFRLAKQDSIRSICYGLASILIPVGFNNDEMYFQQPNTGIADINLVNPQEMRSSYFLLLYGTSNIFIFFGLAYYTFSRTILEYPISTLMILTQICGFIEFGAFIFSKSLFEQSSSSNLAKKILITCLGILSAMFGYFFIVGQSYLGLYLHASLSILMRKREASITTVTDSSIIYWTRPFQ comes from the exons ATGGAGAGTAACGAAGGAAAGAAGTCCTTCTATTGGTATATGGAACTTTTTATTGGAGGGATATGTATCGGAACTTGGGAACTGATTAGTTGTCTCCTTGGAACTTACTTTCTATTCAAGAAAAATCACTACTTTTTAGCAGGGTGGACTATTTTTACACTATATCTCCCTGGTCTTGTTCTTGCTCTAGGATACTTTGGAaccaattatttatacaaaagaaaGTTTACATCTTATCGAAAGGAtagaaaaacattgattttcttcataactttcttcattttttatccagttcttcatatttcgat TTGTTTCTATACTTTATGGACTGGAAGGGGAGGGCGAGAAAATAAGCTAATTAAACTCTACTCTGGACTGTTTAATGATGGCCCACAATTTATactcaaaatcattttcattacCTACTATAGCTTTGATGAAAAGG GAAATACAATAATATCTCTTTCGACGATGACTTCTTTCATTGGACTCATTAGAACCGTACTTCAATTCAATGATAGACGGACAggattgttaataaaaatatttgtttgtatacCCTTATATTCAACATCAGCATTGGCCAAGGGTCTAGCTCTGGGACTCTACCTTAAAGAAAGTAATATATTCCGTGAAAATAGAACAgagaatattttcatttcattggttattttaattatcaacggcattgcaaatatttttgcatttagaCTCGCTAAACAAGACTCCATTCGAAGTATCTGCTATGGATTGGCTAGTATTTTAATACCAGTTGGTTTTAACAACGATGAGATGTATTTTCAACAACCAAATACGGGTATTGCGGACATAAACCTAGTG AATCCACAAGAAATGCGgagctcatattttttattattatatggaacttcgaatatatttattttctttggttTAGCCTATTATACCTTCAGTAGAACCATCTTGGAATACCCCATTTCAACTCTTATGATTCTGACTCAAATATGTGGTTTCATAGAATTTGGAGCATTTATCTTTTCTAAATCTCTATTTGAGCAATCAAGCTCTTCAAACCTGgccaagaaaatattaataacatgcTTGGGTATTTTATCAGCAatgtttggatatttttttatagttggaCAATCTTATTTGGGTCTTTATTTACACGCCTCATTATCGATACTAATGAGAAAAAGGGAGGCATCAATTACAACAGTCACGGATTCCTCAATCATTTATTGGACTCGaccttttcaataa
- the LOC121125939 gene encoding mediator of RNA polymerase II transcription subunit 25 isoform X1, with translation MVLLDGGHLRDVVLVVEDTALNGAYMEEEMKGNYLIPSLEYLSRGREEEWGDVARCSSYHLVTFAAADSHPRSTTRVKGPFISYSSAIAALDQLSWSGGCGETHSCGVEGIAAALRVFDRLDNKRRAAHHNHVDPSSKYVIYLANSPYYDVPVRVNTPPYVGKRMEELLPLFLERSIHLTLLSPRKLPTLVRMFKMAGGDLMLYKEKNYAQDPRHLVLLGGIQLQETPLVVISTPQQQQTQQQPQPQPQTIMTQAQQPFPVQQPQPQQVMQRAPLRPQQIHMPQQQQIRLQQQNQRMQQQRLLSAGGTVVAPQQAQQGTPRPTWQQQQQANTSNILRDRLKQQQLQQAQQQQQAAQQQQQAAQQQTDNPTLKTLLNHPPQPVVNQTATGPIIMNPQQQMNNPRMPGGNLSTLQQQLSRPPNVTIAGTMNQINPQQTVAQPQQPQPQQTIGQNRPRETIWEGELTWRDSIKIDIGSQDYKSHSVVCSVTTAVNEEGVPDVKSNSWPKKLIMQVIPKALVQNIGGHYFRNARSVFFHPEQCESLIALTRSLGSGYAGCVHFTGSPNCDIKVLILLYSSEKGAYLGFIPNEQYRFVERVRKIIQQERTEQQIMANRLGAGGAGPSTVPVSMAQVRPGVPVSQNQQQTITIQNPQQQQPGMQMAATTTMSVAGSTMNIQAGGGGGGTGVMPGGHMGQVLPQQQGAMGSVEIIQSLEQELQRQKNFYRQQQQQQQHQIQTVRPDGAQLMQQQQQQQRMPGQNNIRQMLNQPHFQQRATTMPQQHLFMQPVMTGTQATIQQQPQQQQQNDPMLRELLG, from the exons ATGGTCTTGCTGGACGGAGGACATTTGAGGGATGTGGTGTTGGTGGTGGAAGACACGGCTTTAAATGGAGCTTATATGGAAGAAGAGATGAAGGGGAATTATCTGATCCCCTCCCTGGAATACTTGAGCCGTGGACGAGAAGAGGAATGGGGAGACGTGGCAAGGTGTTCCTCCTATCACTTGGTGACATTTGCTGCGGCAGACAGTCACCCAAGATCCACAACTCGCGTCAAAGGACCTTTCATTTCCTACAGTAGTGCCATTGCGGCTCTGGATCAACTCTCATGGAGCGGGGGATGTGGGGAAACGCACTCGTGTGGAGTGGAGGGCATCGCCGCTGCTCTTCGCGTGTTTGATCGCCTGGATAACAAAAGAAGAGCCGCTCATCACAACCATGTGGACCCCTCATCCAAGTATGTGATCTACCTCGCCAATTCTCCCTACTACGATGTTCCTGTGAGAGTGAACACGCCTCCCTATGTAGGCAAAAGAATGGAAGAGCTCCTTCCTCTCTTTCTAGAGCGCTCCATTCACCTAACACTTCTTTCACCCCGCAAATTGCCCACTCTGGTTCGCATGTTCAAAATGGCTGGAGGAGATCTCATGCTCTACAAAGAGAAAAACTATGCACAAGATCCAAGGCACCTGGTTCTCCTTGGAGGGATTCAACTCCAAGAAACACCCCTCGTTGTCATTTCAACTCCTCAGCAGCAACAGACTCAGCAACAACCTCAACCCCAGCCCCAAACCATCATGACACAAGCCCAACAACCATTTCCTGTACAGCAGCCTCAACCACAGCAAGTCATGCAAAGAGCACCTCTACGACCTCAACAAATTCACATGccccaacaacaacaaatacGTCTTCAACAACAGAACCAACGTATGCAACAACAAAGACTACTTTCTGCTGGAGGGACTGTTGTTGCTCCGCAGCAAGCTCAGCAGGGCACACCCCGCCCAACATGGCAACAGCAACAACAAGCAAATACCTCTAATATTCTTAGAGATCGTCTTAAACAACAGCAACTCCAGCAGGCTCAGCAACAACAGCAGGCGGCTCAACAACAACAGCAGGCGGCTCAACAACAAACTGATAACCCAACTCTCAAAACCTTATTAAACCATCCTCCACAACCCGTTGTAAATCAAACAGCGACTGGTCCTATCATCATGAACCCTCAACAACAGATGAACAACCCACGTATGCCAGGCGGCAATCTATCAACACTTCAACAACAATTGTCCCGACCTCCCAATGTAACTATTGCAGGGACCATGAATCAGATCAATCCTCAACAAACCGTGGCACAACCCCAACAGCCTCAACCACAACAAACAATCGGTCAAAATCGCCCTCGGGAAACGATATGGGAAGGCGAATTGACATGGCGTGActctattaaaattgatattggaaGCCAGGACTACAAATCTCATTCTGTTGTTTGCTCAGTAACAACTGCTGTGAATGAAGAGGGTGTTCCGGATGTCAAATCAAACAGTTGGCCCAAGAAATTGATAATGCAAGTCATTCCAAAAGCCCTTGTTCAAAATATTGGAGGACATTATTTCAGGAACGCTAGATCCGTATTTTTTCATCCGGAACAATGCGAATCTCTCATTGCTTTGACCAGATCTCTCGGCTCTGGATATGCTGGATGTGTTCATTTTACAGGATCTCCGAATTGTGACATTAAAGTTCTCATACTTCTCTATTCCAGTGAAAAGGGAGcttatttaggatttattcCCAATGAGCAGTATAGATTTGTGGAAAGAGTTCGGAAGATCATACAACAAGAGAGAACAGAGCAGCAAATTATGGCCAATAGACTAGGGGCAGGTGGAGCTGGACCCTCTACTGTCCCAGTTTCTATGGCTCAAGTCAGACCTGGGGTCCCTGTATCTCAGAATCAACAACAGACCATTAccattcaaaatccacagcaacAACAACCCGGGATGCAAATGG cagCGACTACAACAATGTCAGTGGCTGGATCTACAATGAACATTCAGGCTGGAGGAGGTGGTGGAGGAACTGGCGTTATGCCTGGAGGACACATGGGACAAGTCCTTCCTCAACAACAAGGAGCCATGGGAAGTGTGGAAATAATCCAGTCTCTTGAGCAAGAACTGCAACGGCAGAAAAATTTCTATAGGcaacaacaacagcaacaaCAGCACCAAATACAGACTGTTCGCCCAGATGGTGCACAACTTATGCAAcaacagcagcagcagcagcggATGCCGGGCCAAAATAACATACGACAG atGTTGAATCAACCACATTTTCAACAGAGAGCCACGACCATGCCTCAACAACATCTTTTTATGCAACCAGTTATGACAGGAACCCAAGCAACGATTCAGCAGCAACCTCAACAGCAGCAACAAAATGATCCAATGTTGAGAGAACTTTTAGGTTAA
- the LOC121125939 gene encoding mediator of RNA polymerase II transcription subunit 25 isoform X2, producing MVLLDGGHLRDVVLVVEDTALNGAYMEEEMKGNYLIPSLEYLSRGREEEWGDVARCSSYHLVTFAAADSHPRSTTRVKGPFISYSSAIAALDQLSWSGGCGETHSCGVEGIAAALRVFDRLDNKRRAAHHNHVDPSSKYVIYLANSPYYDVPVRVNTPPYVGKRMEELLPLFLERSIHLTLLSPRKLPTLVRMFKMAGGDLMLYKEKNYAQDPRHLVLLGGIQLQETPLVVISTPQQQQTQQQPQPQPQTIMTQAQQPFPVQQPQPQQVMQRAPLRPQQIHMPQQQQIRLQQQNQRMQQQRLLSAGGTVVAPQQAQQGTPRPTWQQQQQANTSNILRDRLKQQQLQQAQQQQQAAQQQQQAAQQQTDNPTLKTLLNHPPQPVVNQTATGPIIMNPQQQMNNPRMPGGNLSTLQQQLSRPPNVTIAGTMNQINPQQTVAQPQQPQPQQTIGQNRPRETIWEGELTWRDSIKIDIGSQDYKSHSVVCSVTTAVNEEGVPDVKSNSWPKKLIMQVIPKALVQNIGGHYFRNARSVFFHPEQCESLIALTRSLGSGYAGCVHFTGSPNCDIKVLILLYSSEKGAYLGFIPNEQYRFVERVRKIIQQERTEQQIMANRLGAGGAGPSTVPVSMAQVRPGVPVSQNQQQTITIQNPQQQQPGMQMATTTMSVAGSTMNIQAGGGGGGTGVMPGGHMGQVLPQQQGAMGSVEIIQSLEQELQRQKNFYRQQQQQQQHQIQTVRPDGAQLMQQQQQQQRMPGQNNIRQMLNQPHFQQRATTMPQQHLFMQPVMTGTQATIQQQPQQQQQNDPMLRELLG from the exons ATGGTCTTGCTGGACGGAGGACATTTGAGGGATGTGGTGTTGGTGGTGGAAGACACGGCTTTAAATGGAGCTTATATGGAAGAAGAGATGAAGGGGAATTATCTGATCCCCTCCCTGGAATACTTGAGCCGTGGACGAGAAGAGGAATGGGGAGACGTGGCAAGGTGTTCCTCCTATCACTTGGTGACATTTGCTGCGGCAGACAGTCACCCAAGATCCACAACTCGCGTCAAAGGACCTTTCATTTCCTACAGTAGTGCCATTGCGGCTCTGGATCAACTCTCATGGAGCGGGGGATGTGGGGAAACGCACTCGTGTGGAGTGGAGGGCATCGCCGCTGCTCTTCGCGTGTTTGATCGCCTGGATAACAAAAGAAGAGCCGCTCATCACAACCATGTGGACCCCTCATCCAAGTATGTGATCTACCTCGCCAATTCTCCCTACTACGATGTTCCTGTGAGAGTGAACACGCCTCCCTATGTAGGCAAAAGAATGGAAGAGCTCCTTCCTCTCTTTCTAGAGCGCTCCATTCACCTAACACTTCTTTCACCCCGCAAATTGCCCACTCTGGTTCGCATGTTCAAAATGGCTGGAGGAGATCTCATGCTCTACAAAGAGAAAAACTATGCACAAGATCCAAGGCACCTGGTTCTCCTTGGAGGGATTCAACTCCAAGAAACACCCCTCGTTGTCATTTCAACTCCTCAGCAGCAACAGACTCAGCAACAACCTCAACCCCAGCCCCAAACCATCATGACACAAGCCCAACAACCATTTCCTGTACAGCAGCCTCAACCACAGCAAGTCATGCAAAGAGCACCTCTACGACCTCAACAAATTCACATGccccaacaacaacaaatacGTCTTCAACAACAGAACCAACGTATGCAACAACAAAGACTACTTTCTGCTGGAGGGACTGTTGTTGCTCCGCAGCAAGCTCAGCAGGGCACACCCCGCCCAACATGGCAACAGCAACAACAAGCAAATACCTCTAATATTCTTAGAGATCGTCTTAAACAACAGCAACTCCAGCAGGCTCAGCAACAACAGCAGGCGGCTCAACAACAACAGCAGGCGGCTCAACAACAAACTGATAACCCAACTCTCAAAACCTTATTAAACCATCCTCCACAACCCGTTGTAAATCAAACAGCGACTGGTCCTATCATCATGAACCCTCAACAACAGATGAACAACCCACGTATGCCAGGCGGCAATCTATCAACACTTCAACAACAATTGTCCCGACCTCCCAATGTAACTATTGCAGGGACCATGAATCAGATCAATCCTCAACAAACCGTGGCACAACCCCAACAGCCTCAACCACAACAAACAATCGGTCAAAATCGCCCTCGGGAAACGATATGGGAAGGCGAATTGACATGGCGTGActctattaaaattgatattggaaGCCAGGACTACAAATCTCATTCTGTTGTTTGCTCAGTAACAACTGCTGTGAATGAAGAGGGTGTTCCGGATGTCAAATCAAACAGTTGGCCCAAGAAATTGATAATGCAAGTCATTCCAAAAGCCCTTGTTCAAAATATTGGAGGACATTATTTCAGGAACGCTAGATCCGTATTTTTTCATCCGGAACAATGCGAATCTCTCATTGCTTTGACCAGATCTCTCGGCTCTGGATATGCTGGATGTGTTCATTTTACAGGATCTCCGAATTGTGACATTAAAGTTCTCATACTTCTCTATTCCAGTGAAAAGGGAGcttatttaggatttattcCCAATGAGCAGTATAGATTTGTGGAAAGAGTTCGGAAGATCATACAACAAGAGAGAACAGAGCAGCAAATTATGGCCAATAGACTAGGGGCAGGTGGAGCTGGACCCTCTACTGTCCCAGTTTCTATGGCTCAAGTCAGACCTGGGGTCCCTGTATCTCAGAATCAACAACAGACCATTAccattcaaaatccacagcaacAACAACCCGGGATGCAAATGG CGACTACAACAATGTCAGTGGCTGGATCTACAATGAACATTCAGGCTGGAGGAGGTGGTGGAGGAACTGGCGTTATGCCTGGAGGACACATGGGACAAGTCCTTCCTCAACAACAAGGAGCCATGGGAAGTGTGGAAATAATCCAGTCTCTTGAGCAAGAACTGCAACGGCAGAAAAATTTCTATAGGcaacaacaacagcaacaaCAGCACCAAATACAGACTGTTCGCCCAGATGGTGCACAACTTATGCAAcaacagcagcagcagcagcggATGCCGGGCCAAAATAACATACGACAG atGTTGAATCAACCACATTTTCAACAGAGAGCCACGACCATGCCTCAACAACATCTTTTTATGCAACCAGTTATGACAGGAACCCAAGCAACGATTCAGCAGCAACCTCAACAGCAGCAACAAAATGATCCAATGTTGAGAGAACTTTTAGGTTAA
- the Arp1 gene encoding beta-centractin has product MEAYDLIVNQPVVIDNGSGVIKAGFAGDQVPKCHFANYVGRPKHARVMAGALEGDLFVGPKAQEHRGLLNIRYPMEHGIVTDWNDMERIWQYIYSKDQLHTFSEEHPVLLTEAPLNPRRNREKAAEIFFETFNVPALFLSMQAVLSLYATGRTTGVVLDSGDGVTHAVPIYEGFALPHSVMRVDVAGRDVTRHLKLLLRKEGVNFRTTAEFEIVRTIKERACYLASNPQKEEGLDTERHAYTLPDGSSLEIGPARFRAPEVLFRPDLIGEECEGLHECLVFCILKSDMDLRKVLFQNIVLSGGSTLFKGFGDRLLSEVKKFAPKDIKIRISAPQERLYSTWIGGSILASLDTFKKMWVAKREYDEEGHRAIHRKTF; this is encoded by the exons ATGGAAGCCTATGACTTGATTGTGAACCAGCCTGTGGTAATTGATAATGGCTCTGGAGTGATAAAAGCGGGATTCGCGGGAGATCAAGTCCCGAAGTGCCATTTTGCAAACTACGTGGGTCGTCCCAAACATGCACGTGTCATGGCCGGCGCCTTGGAAGGAGATCTCTTCGTGGGTCCAAAGGCGCAAGAGCATCGCGGACTTCTCAACATTCGTTACCCCATGGAGCACGGCATCGTGACGGACTGGAATGATATGGAGCGCATTTGGCAATACATCTACAG CAAGGATCAATTGCATACATTCAGTGAAGAACATCCCGTCCTTCTCACAGAGGCCCCACTCAATCCCAGACGGAATCGCGAAAAAGCTGCTGAAATATTCTTCGAAACCTTCAATGTCCCTGCACTTTTCTTATCAATGCAAGCTGTGTTGAGCCTTTATGCAACGGGAAGGACCACGGGAGTTGTATTAGACTCTGGGGATGGAGTTACTCATGCAGTTCCCATCTACGAGG ggtTTGCTCTACCACATAGTGTCATGAGAGTAGATGTAGCAGGACGAGACGTTACCCGACATTTAAAACTCCTTCTCCGTAAAGAAGGTGTTAACTTCCGCACAACAGCTGAGTTCGAAATTGTACGAACCATCAAAGAAAGAGCCTGCTACCTTGCCTCTAATCCTCAAAAAGAAGAGGGCCTCGACACGGAAAGACACGCATACACTCTACCAGATGGGAGTTCACTAGAGATAGGACCAGCTAGATTTAGAGCACCCGAGGTTCTATTCCGTCCAGATTTAATTGGCGAGGAATGTGAGGGACTCCACGAGTGCCTTGTTTTCTGTATCCTCAAATCTGACATGGATTTGAGAAAAGTTCTCTTTCAAAACATTGTGCTCAGTGGGGGATCCACACTTTTTAAGGGATTTGGTGATCGACTCCTCTCTGAAGTCAAAAAGTTTGCCCCTAAAGATATCAAAATTCGTATCTCTGCACCTCAAGAGCGCCTCTATTCCACTTGGATAGGAGGCTCCATTCTCGCATCACTTGATACTTTTAAGAAAATGTGGGTCGCGAAAAGAGAGTATGACGAGGAGGGACATCGAGCCATTCACAGAAAAACGTTTTAA
- the LOC121126489 gene encoding protein C1orf43 homolog — protein sequence MPVEQLSGVTVVIIIAVCVEAFIVLLIFARRQIMRFGLRNRRGPHTHIGLGAPKTLRREVDRKLDYIPYVKHEPPLKISDEEQPPGHIYRIKALESHRLFEKDLFRHYPSFARIAGSNIRSFLNNCLSGPLSGVDSRLIHQICDDYSDARYHYQEFGSERYEKFSLRLDVLRKKVIRNPSCTKKVRSGGNGSQNVYLNISSNKLNIDSSNEDPLALKQIGSSAVLFVGSETCSSSTAV from the exons ATGCCTGTGGAGCAACTCTCTGGTGTTACGGTTGTCATCATTATCGCCGTTTGTGTAGAGGCTTTTATTGTTCTTCTCATATTTGCCCGTAGACAAATCATGCGATTCGGACTACGAAATCGTCGTGGTCCTCATACTCACATTGGCCTTGGAGCCCCGAAAACATTAAGACGTGAAGTTGATCGCAAATTAGACTATATTCCCTATGTTAAACACGAACCTCCTCTCAAGATATCGGATGAGGAGCAGCCTCCAGGTCATATCTATCGTATTAAAGCTCTTGAAAG TCACAGATTGTTTGAAAAGGACTTGTTTCGCCATTATCCTAGCTTCGCACGCATCGCTGGCTCTAATATTCGTTCCTTCCTTAATAATTGCCTCTCTGGGCCATTGTCCGGCGTTGACTCACGACTAATACATCAAATATGTGATGACTATTCAGATGCTCGTTATCACTACCAGGAATTCGGATCTGAGCGATATGAGAAATTTTCCTTACGGCTCGACGTTCTAAGAAAAAAAGTGATTCGAAATCCGTCTTGTACTAAGAAAGTTCGATCTGGAGGCAACGGCTCACAGAATGTGTATCTGAATATAAGTAGTAATAAACTCAACATTGATTCTTCCAATGAGGATCCCTTGGCTCTTAAACAAATTGGATCCTCAGCGGTTCTGTTTGTTGGCTCCGAGACTTGCTCTAGCAGCACGGCTGTTTAA
- the LOC121126490 gene encoding uncharacterized protein — translation MWKVNKELFIAEVKKHKSIWDIGSAAYLKKEKRNEAWSLLCKDTGLSSHECRRIWKTLRDRFVREIKFIERKRASNSSDAEPTSTWNLFNQMEFLKNTINCRRIDKRSMRDDKKSSSDKKERSHSKAHPCDFQENIFYFPEDEGDMTELPEPSSSEFQNYAEVSHNIIEEPQVLSHHREEEQKKRSSSGVDKSKVYKNHNFLMYLNDKLNELEKDKRATAELMILELVTDIKNE, via the exons ATGTGGAaggtaaataaagaattattcatTGCCGAAGTGAAGAAACACAAATCTATATGGGATATTGGTTCTGCAGCATACCTGAAAAAGGAGAAGAGGAATGAAGCCTGGTCCTTATTGTGTAAAGAT ACCGGACTAAGTTCACACGAATGCCGAAGGATATGGAAGACTCTAAGGGATAGATTTGTTCGtgaaataaagtttatagaGAGGAAAAGAGCGAGTAATAGTTCAGATGCTGAACCTACTTCAACCTGGAATCTATTTAATcaaatggaatttttgaaaaacaccATAAACTGTCGGCGaat AGATAAAAGATCTATGAGAGATGATAAAAAATCTTCAAGTGATAAAAAGGAACGCTCACACTCTAAAGCGCATCCCTG tgATTtccaggaaaatattttttatttcccagAGGACGAAGGGGACATGACTGAACTTCCAGAACCATCATCCAGTGAATTTCAAAACTATGCTGAGGTATCACACAATATTATCGAAGAACCACAAGTACTCTCCCATCATAGGGAAGAGGAGCAGAAGAAAAGGAGTAGTAGTGGTGTAGATAAAtctaaagtatataaaaatcataatttcctCATGTATCTAAACGATAAGCTCAATGAATTAGAGAAAGATAAAAGGGCCACGGCAGAGCTTATGATCCTAGAATTAGTCAcggatattaaaaatgaataa